A genomic segment from Pollutimonas thiosulfatoxidans encodes:
- the rfbC gene encoding dTDP-4-dehydrorhamnose 3,5-epimerase: protein MKVHDTALAGVKRIELEVYHDERGSFLESYHAQRYAAVVGTHRFVQDNCSYSGRGVLRGLHYQVKHPQGKLLRVSQGEIFDVVVDLRRDSSTFGRWEGMVLAADGHTQLWIPPGFAHGLYVLSDSAVVEYKCTDIYRPDDEACLRWNDPELAIAWPEGAKVLSSKDRNGASLTQLHEEGRLP, encoded by the coding sequence ATGAAGGTGCACGATACCGCGCTCGCGGGCGTCAAGCGTATAGAACTTGAGGTTTACCACGATGAGCGCGGCAGTTTTCTAGAAAGCTATCACGCGCAGCGCTACGCAGCGGTCGTGGGCACGCACCGCTTCGTCCAGGACAACTGCAGCTATTCCGGGCGCGGCGTCCTGCGCGGCCTGCATTATCAAGTCAAGCATCCGCAAGGCAAGTTGCTACGCGTGTCGCAGGGCGAGATTTTCGACGTCGTCGTGGACTTGCGCCGCGATTCGTCCACCTTTGGGCGATGGGAAGGCATGGTGCTTGCCGCTGATGGGCATACGCAGCTTTGGATACCGCCAGGCTTCGCCCATGGTCTTTACGTGTTGTCCGACAGCGCCGTGGTCGAATACAAATGCACCGATATCTACAGGCCGGACGACGAGGCCTGCCTACGTTGGAACGATCCAGAATTGGCCATCGCCTGGCCTGAGGGTGCCAAGGTGCTCTCGAGCAAGGATCGTAACGGCGCCAGCCTGACACAGCTGCACGAAGAGGGCCGCCTGCCCTGA
- a CDS encoding polysaccharide deacetylase family protein codes for MKWMNGAKAVVLLTFDFDAETLWLSRDASNWERPGTLSQGGYGAKVGVPKILELLRDEDLPATFFVPGWTAQFHAERTQMIVKDGHEVGHHGYLHEWVDPKDPGRELEALEKGLEALHQAVGVRPKGYRSPAGETSHNVFKLLKEKGFQYDSSMLDDYQPYRTTLLDGTRGVIEIPWHWSIDDAIYCLFHIKSPRAVFTNEHILQIWKDEFDAIREWGGVFNLVMHPQVIGRPSRMQLLRDFIAYVRQFPDTTFAQCSEVAQWYADHEPEFVPQPHAVQFRPDSV; via the coding sequence ATGAAATGGATGAATGGTGCCAAAGCGGTAGTGCTACTTACCTTCGATTTCGATGCGGAAACCCTGTGGCTGTCCCGTGACGCGTCAAACTGGGAGCGTCCGGGTACGCTCTCGCAGGGCGGGTACGGAGCAAAGGTGGGCGTACCCAAGATACTGGAACTGCTACGCGACGAAGATTTGCCAGCCACCTTTTTTGTGCCGGGCTGGACTGCGCAGTTTCACGCCGAGCGCACGCAGATGATAGTGAAGGACGGCCACGAAGTTGGCCATCATGGTTATCTGCACGAATGGGTGGACCCCAAAGATCCTGGAAGAGAACTGGAGGCGCTGGAGAAGGGGCTGGAAGCGTTGCATCAAGCAGTAGGTGTGCGACCAAAAGGCTATAGGTCTCCCGCTGGTGAAACCAGCCATAACGTATTCAAGCTTCTGAAAGAGAAGGGTTTTCAGTACGACAGCTCCATGCTGGACGACTACCAGCCCTATCGCACAACCTTACTCGATGGAACGCGGGGCGTCATAGAGATTCCCTGGCATTGGTCGATCGATGACGCGATTTACTGCCTGTTTCATATCAAAAGCCCTCGAGCCGTGTTCACCAATGAACACATACTCCAGATATGGAAAGACGAGTTCGATGCCATTCGAGAATGGGGGGGCGTCTTCAATCTGGTTATGCATCCTCAAGTTATCGGACGACCGTCGCGAATGCAGCTCCTGCGTGACTTCATCGCGTACGTAAGGCAGTTTCCCGACACCACATTTGCTCAGTGTTCCGAAGTGGCGCAATGGTATGCCGACCACGAGCCGGAATTTGTTCCTCAACCCCACGCAGTTCAATTCCGCCCCGATTCGGTCTAG
- a CDS encoding branched-chain amino acid ABC transporter permease, protein MQIYFFQLLNGIGLGMIYFLMSVGLSILFGLMNFVNFAHGAFYLLGAYICYEIVSRTGSFYLSMLVAPLCIAALGWILNKSLLNKVMALSHSAHILITFGIMLIIQEAVVFIWGPLPQNVPVPAELAGVFIVGNFVYPQYRLFIIVFTAIVAVLLYLLLEKTKFGSLLRASSQEAPMVSLLGVNVARIFSGGFALGGLLAGLGGVMAAPLRGVDPAMGFDALAIAFAVVIVGGLGSFTGALFGGLLVGIVQSLMSTVWPEGARLMIYCAVGAVLLLKPNGLLGKS, encoded by the coding sequence ATGCAAATCTACTTTTTCCAGCTGCTCAATGGCATCGGACTTGGGATGATCTATTTCCTGATGTCCGTCGGCTTGTCCATATTGTTCGGCTTGATGAATTTCGTCAACTTCGCCCACGGAGCCTTTTATCTGTTGGGCGCTTATATCTGTTACGAAATCGTCAGCCGCACAGGCAGCTTCTACTTGTCCATGTTGGTAGCGCCGCTTTGTATTGCGGCGTTGGGCTGGATCCTGAACAAGAGTTTGCTGAACAAGGTCATGGCGCTGTCGCACAGCGCCCATATTCTGATTACGTTCGGAATCATGCTGATCATTCAAGAGGCGGTGGTGTTTATATGGGGGCCTCTGCCGCAGAACGTGCCAGTGCCCGCCGAGCTGGCAGGGGTGTTTATAGTTGGTAACTTTGTCTACCCACAATACAGGCTCTTTATCATCGTCTTTACCGCGATAGTTGCCGTCCTTCTCTATCTTTTGCTGGAAAAGACCAAGTTCGGGTCATTGTTGCGGGCATCCAGCCAAGAGGCACCCATGGTGTCCCTGCTAGGCGTCAACGTGGCCCGCATCTTCTCCGGCGGGTTTGCGTTGGGTGGTCTGTTGGCGGGTCTAGGCGGAGTCATGGCGGCACCGCTCCGAGGTGTCGACCCTGCCATGGGATTCGACGCCTTGGCGATCGCATTTGCAGTGGTTATTGTTGGCGGCCTTGGGTCTTTTACAGGAGCGTTGTTTGGAGGGCTTCTGGTTGGCATAGTGCAAAGCTTAATGAGCACTGTCTGGCCTGAGGGCGCGCGTCTGATGATTTACTGCGCTGTTGGTGCTGTTCTGCTGCTCAAGCCCAACGGTTTGCTTGGCAAGAGCTGA
- a CDS encoding ABC transporter ATP-binding protein codes for MLLSVEDLNAHYGKSHVLQGVDFTIGEGEIVTLLGRNGAGKTTTLRSIAGLIEPTSGRVSLEGKDLAGLPAHEINRMGVALVPEHRGIFSQLTVHENLTIAARPGPTAWTVPKVYELFPRLGERRRNGGGKLSGGEQQMLSIGRALLTHPKLLLLDEPTEGLAPVIVQLLVQTFKEISNSGISILLVEQNLKVCAELASRHHILVIGQSVFSGTYEELTQGDLIERHLGVAT; via the coding sequence ATGCTTTTATCGGTAGAAGACCTGAACGCCCATTACGGCAAAAGCCATGTGCTGCAAGGCGTGGATTTCACTATCGGTGAAGGCGAGATCGTTACGCTGCTTGGTAGAAACGGGGCTGGCAAAACAACAACTCTGCGCAGCATAGCGGGCCTGATCGAACCAACGTCCGGCCGAGTAAGCCTTGAAGGCAAGGACTTGGCTGGCCTTCCTGCGCATGAAATCAATCGCATGGGCGTTGCTTTGGTTCCGGAGCATCGAGGAATCTTCTCACAATTGACCGTACACGAGAATCTGACCATTGCCGCGCGCCCCGGCCCGACCGCCTGGACGGTTCCAAAAGTCTATGAGCTGTTTCCTCGTCTTGGAGAGCGGCGGCGAAACGGCGGTGGGAAGTTGTCCGGTGGTGAACAGCAAATGCTGTCAATCGGACGGGCTCTTCTTACTCACCCAAAGCTATTGCTCCTGGACGAGCCGACTGAGGGTTTGGCACCTGTCATTGTTCAGCTCTTGGTTCAGACCTTTAAAGAGATCAGCAACTCCGGTATCTCGATCCTATTGGTCGAGCAAAACTTGAAGGTATGCGCCGAACTGGCCAGTCGCCATCATATCCTGGTGATCGGTCAGAGCGTGTTCTCGGGCACTTACGAAGAGTTGACACAAGGCGATCTGATCGAACGCCATCTAGGCGTCGCGACATAG
- a CDS encoding amidase has translation MKYNPEQPLAITYFDAIPAFLSGSDTPRDYLERCLETIAEKEPTVKAWVTLNEEGARQAANEATQRYKAGKPLSAIDGMPLGIKDLIHTKDMPTKMGSPLYENNHTYTDSSVVQALRSAGAVVLGKTVTTEMGMSHPGPTTNPYDSSRTPGGSSSGSAAAVGAGMVPAAIGTQVIGSIIRPAGYCANYALKPTYGAINRGERQGYSQSHHGVHAGSLEDMWQVAIEVAMRAGGDPGHPGLFGTAINPRAERPTRLIVMQGEAWSRVDPLARTGFEKLVDAIRASGVQVLWGDDNPLIRAFEESVADCMALCRDICGYELRWVLENLVERHPNDLSDSLTGRLELSRKMTVNDYRALLGQRDNMQRRHAALAGLGDALISLSSLGPAPKMGDATGSDPGIDHTTGSPIMNAPSSALWAPTVTQPLLAVNGMPVGIQLLGQLHTDERLVRLAAWLRDNVTPVSVH, from the coding sequence ATGAAATACAACCCCGAGCAGCCGCTGGCTATCACCTACTTTGATGCCATACCGGCCTTTTTGTCTGGTTCGGATACCCCCAGGGATTATCTGGAGCGCTGCCTTGAAACCATTGCCGAAAAGGAGCCCACTGTAAAAGCCTGGGTAACCTTGAACGAAGAGGGTGCCCGGCAGGCTGCCAATGAGGCGACCCAGCGATACAAGGCCGGCAAGCCGCTCTCCGCTATTGATGGAATGCCGTTAGGCATCAAAGACCTGATCCATACGAAGGATATGCCTACAAAAATGGGCAGCCCTTTGTACGAGAACAATCATACCTATACTGATTCGTCAGTCGTGCAGGCATTGCGTAGCGCGGGAGCCGTTGTGCTCGGCAAAACCGTAACGACTGAGATGGGCATGTCTCATCCCGGCCCGACAACCAACCCCTACGACTCCAGCCGCACACCTGGCGGTTCCTCTAGTGGCTCCGCTGCGGCAGTAGGCGCCGGCATGGTGCCCGCCGCGATCGGAACTCAAGTCATAGGGTCCATAATCCGGCCTGCGGGCTATTGCGCCAACTATGCGCTCAAGCCGACCTATGGTGCCATTAATCGCGGGGAAAGACAGGGCTATAGCCAGAGCCATCATGGCGTGCATGCTGGCAGTCTTGAGGATATGTGGCAGGTTGCCATAGAGGTGGCCATGCGCGCTGGTGGAGATCCAGGGCATCCCGGCCTGTTTGGTACCGCAATCAATCCACGGGCGGAACGCCCGACGCGCCTGATCGTTATGCAGGGAGAGGCGTGGTCCCGGGTAGATCCGCTTGCTAGAACCGGCTTCGAAAAACTCGTCGACGCCATCCGGGCCAGCGGCGTGCAGGTTCTGTGGGGCGACGACAACCCCCTGATCCGGGCCTTCGAGGAGAGCGTAGCCGACTGTATGGCCTTGTGTCGCGATATATGTGGATACGAATTGCGCTGGGTGCTCGAGAACCTGGTTGAGCGGCATCCGAACGATCTAAGCGACAGCCTCACCGGCCGCCTCGAGTTGTCCCGGAAAATGACTGTAAATGACTATAGGGCACTGCTTGGACAACGAGATAATATGCAACGTCGCCATGCTGCGTTGGCGGGGTTGGGCGACGCCCTGATCAGCCTGTCGTCACTCGGTCCGGCACCCAAGATGGGGGACGCTACTGGCAGCGACCCGGGCATAGACCACACGACTGGGTCACCCATAATGAACGCTCCTTCCTCAGCGTTGTGGGCTCCAACCGTTACTCAACCGCTATTGGCGGTAAATGGTATGCCGGTTGGTATTCAGTTGCTCGGGCAACTCCATACGGACGAGCGACTGGTTCGGCTTGCTGCATGGTTGCGCGATAACGTCACCCCGGTATCTGTCCATTGA
- a CDS encoding TauD/TfdA dioxygenase family protein, producing MDTPKTVALSEFVGVEVLGRVQDYMNDRGKDVLYELFLQHRVLLFRNQELDGEEQVRFAEMFGDPSRRDYMAKAEGGYAHISNSRPDGILSNGELFFHADHCFYADPLKAICLYAIEVPESGGETKFADAAEALKRMPAELRQRIEGRTGLHLYDYAGDYGNRMLEENTSADAPRHEHPIVWRHPETGKEILLVNKISTAKIMGLPRQEGDDLLEELASYVDNEDLTYCHKWRPGDLLIWDNRALQHARMDFDPSQKRTIRRVPLVEFGGV from the coding sequence ATGGACACACCAAAAACGGTAGCGTTATCTGAATTTGTAGGCGTCGAGGTGCTGGGTCGAGTCCAGGACTACATGAACGATCGAGGCAAAGATGTTCTTTATGAGCTCTTCCTCCAGCATCGCGTTTTGCTGTTTCGCAACCAGGAGCTTGATGGGGAAGAGCAGGTGCGGTTCGCCGAAATGTTTGGCGATCCTTCGCGTCGCGACTATATGGCGAAGGCAGAAGGCGGCTATGCGCATATCTCCAACAGCCGGCCTGATGGCATCCTGAGCAACGGCGAACTGTTCTTTCATGCCGACCATTGCTTCTACGCCGATCCTTTGAAGGCCATCTGCCTGTACGCAATCGAAGTCCCGGAATCGGGTGGTGAGACCAAGTTCGCTGATGCCGCCGAGGCCCTCAAGCGCATGCCAGCTGAACTTCGGCAACGCATCGAAGGGCGGACAGGGCTGCACTTGTACGACTATGCCGGTGATTACGGAAACAGAATGCTGGAAGAAAATACCAGTGCCGACGCGCCCAGGCATGAGCATCCGATCGTATGGCGGCACCCGGAAACGGGCAAAGAAATCCTCCTGGTCAACAAGATATCAACAGCCAAGATCATGGGGCTTCCAAGGCAGGAAGGAGACGACCTTCTGGAAGAGCTTGCCTCATACGTCGACAACGAAGATCTGACGTACTGCCATAAGTGGCGCCCGGGCGATCTGCTGATTTGGGATAACCGTGCTTTGCAACATGCCCGCATGGACTTCGACCCGTCACAAAAGCGCACCATACGCCGAGTCCCGCTTGTCGAGTTTGGCGGCGTCTAA
- a CDS encoding branched-chain amino acid ABC transporter permease yields the protein MRWNIIGLALVIAVTLAMSGSASLSSEIFIFAIAALGFNVLYGMTGLLSFGQSVFFGGAAYLSAMLTATLPFSAPLVTLIGGAIGLILAVLFALLATRVRGIYLVMLTLVLQQVGYFLALTFKDYTGGENGLADVVRTDITLFGHVLFDLQSPAAFMIYTACVLIVVFVFIQRLSLAPLGSVLNALRLNEVRTEVLGYRTKYFMISAFAASGFITGMAGSLYAMLMRFVPLNSVDFETAEKLVIMAIVGGVGTTLGPVVGAAIFLLAADLLAPIWPRWLMLMGALMIFVIVVLRGGWWTFWCSVYNSGSRTERRHCRCK from the coding sequence ATGCGTTGGAATATTATTGGGCTGGCCCTTGTTATTGCCGTGACTTTAGCTATGTCGGGGTCAGCATCGCTGTCGAGCGAGATCTTTATCTTCGCCATCGCTGCGTTGGGTTTCAACGTGTTGTACGGGATGACTGGCCTGTTATCGTTTGGACAAAGTGTGTTCTTTGGCGGGGCCGCGTATCTGTCGGCGATGTTGACGGCAACGCTTCCCTTCAGCGCTCCCCTCGTAACGTTAATCGGCGGTGCGATCGGGCTTATCCTGGCTGTTCTGTTTGCCCTGCTTGCAACCCGCGTCAGAGGAATTTACCTGGTCATGTTGACCCTGGTGCTTCAGCAGGTCGGATATTTCCTGGCCCTGACTTTCAAAGATTACACTGGCGGCGAGAATGGCTTGGCGGATGTGGTCCGGACCGACATCACACTGTTCGGTCACGTGCTTTTTGATCTGCAGTCACCGGCGGCATTCATGATCTATACCGCATGTGTGCTGATCGTTGTTTTTGTGTTCATTCAGCGCTTATCGCTCGCGCCGCTGGGCAGCGTCTTAAATGCCTTGCGCTTGAATGAGGTACGCACCGAAGTTCTTGGCTACCGCACGAAGTATTTCATGATTTCCGCATTCGCAGCTTCGGGCTTTATAACGGGTATGGCAGGTTCGCTGTACGCCATGCTAATGCGTTTCGTTCCCCTGAACAGCGTCGATTTCGAAACAGCAGAAAAGCTTGTCATTATGGCAATTGTCGGCGGAGTGGGCACCACTCTGGGGCCGGTCGTAGGGGCTGCCATATTCCTGCTGGCAGCGGATCTTCTTGCTCCCATTTGGCCGCGATGGCTCATGCTGATGGGTGCGCTGATGATCTTCGTCATTGTCGTGCTTAGGGGGGGGTGGTGGACGTTCTGGTGCAGCGTATACAACAGTGGCAGTCGAACCGAGCGGCGGCATTGCCGCTGCAAGTGA
- a CDS encoding ABC transporter ATP-binding protein, producing the protein MTETVLRARKLTVRYGAFLAVDSVDLDVVPGSVHAIIGPNGAGKTTLFNALSGLVGISSGQIELRGERIDGLPVSKRLQRGLSRSFQVTNLFFDLTVHENMRLALQGKSGLGAFNFVTQCSSQASLVEGAHHLLERFSLEHKARSFAGELSHGEQRRLEIGLALASNPSVLFLDEPTAGMGSEDIDFTKRFLSGLVEAGGLTIVLIEHNMSLVMDISDTITVLQQGQKIAEGSADVIRADAAVRAAYLGE; encoded by the coding sequence ATGACCGAGACAGTGCTACGTGCGCGTAAGCTTACTGTTCGCTATGGTGCTTTTCTTGCGGTAGACAGCGTTGACCTGGACGTCGTGCCCGGCAGCGTCCATGCGATCATCGGCCCCAACGGCGCAGGTAAAACCACCTTGTTCAATGCCTTAAGCGGGCTAGTCGGGATTTCCTCGGGCCAGATCGAGCTTCGCGGTGAAAGAATTGACGGCTTACCGGTATCGAAGCGCTTGCAGCGTGGACTATCACGTTCCTTTCAGGTCACTAATCTTTTTTTCGACCTGACGGTGCACGAGAACATGCGGCTGGCGCTTCAGGGAAAGTCAGGCTTGGGCGCATTCAACTTCGTAACGCAATGCAGTAGTCAGGCTTCCCTTGTCGAGGGCGCGCATCACCTGCTCGAGCGTTTTTCGCTTGAACACAAAGCACGGTCATTCGCTGGCGAGCTATCACATGGCGAACAGCGCCGACTCGAGATCGGACTGGCACTGGCCAGCAATCCGTCGGTACTTTTCCTGGATGAGCCAACCGCGGGAATGGGCAGCGAAGACATCGACTTCACCAAGCGTTTCCTTAGCGGCTTAGTCGAAGCAGGCGGACTCACGATAGTGTTGATTGAACACAATATGTCGTTGGTCATGGACATCAGCGACACTATCACGGTGCTCCAACAAGGACAGAAAATAGCAGAGGGCTCTGCGGATGTTATCCGCGCCGATGCAGCAGTTCGAGCCGCATATCTCGGCGAGTAA
- a CDS encoding ABC transporter substrate-binding protein → MQRRTFLKRTAATAAMMSGPWIGGRAFAKEKATIAGTVSMSGPFASVGTPVDVGNRLAVEVFGQGLPVELGYITLDDQSDPGKAVRSVQEAHAQGVRHYAGTSNSASALAISKELEKSGGIYTNQAGADSMTGTDCARSTFRWPAGTYGAVEQSVRPLIEQMPDAKRWYTITGQYVFGESLLQSTKSVLAEMGCEHIGNSYHSLSEKEFSGYIANAMAAQPDVLCISNFGNQTMDVIRTAVSFGMKRNTTIIVPWSTGLDQFRALGSDVIEGLYFGTQYWHDLKTPGNERLLKAYSQKHNDRPIHSFATGYATIQMLAEAMKKAGTADYREMIKAMEGLEYEGISGVEKVRAGDHQVLKDCYLMKGKARSAMKDEFDFAEILSSGKSFLPVEKTGCKLAST, encoded by the coding sequence ATGCAGCGCAGAACATTCCTCAAGCGAACAGCAGCCACTGCTGCAATGATGTCCGGCCCTTGGATTGGCGGACGCGCCTTTGCGAAAGAGAAAGCCACGATAGCCGGCACGGTTTCTATGTCGGGTCCGTTTGCTAGCGTGGGTACGCCTGTAGACGTAGGGAACCGACTTGCTGTCGAGGTGTTCGGTCAAGGCTTGCCGGTGGAATTGGGATACATAACGTTGGACGACCAAAGTGATCCGGGCAAAGCTGTGCGCTCGGTACAAGAAGCGCACGCACAGGGGGTGAGGCACTACGCAGGTACGTCAAACTCAGCCAGTGCCCTCGCCATCTCGAAAGAGCTTGAGAAGTCCGGCGGCATTTACACCAATCAGGCCGGTGCAGACTCCATGACGGGTACTGACTGTGCAAGGTCAACGTTTCGGTGGCCGGCTGGCACCTATGGTGCGGTAGAGCAGTCCGTGCGCCCTCTTATTGAGCAGATGCCCGATGCCAAGCGCTGGTACACCATTACCGGTCAATATGTCTTCGGTGAATCGCTGCTGCAATCCACCAAGAGTGTGCTGGCCGAAATGGGTTGCGAGCACATAGGCAATAGCTACCACTCGTTGTCCGAGAAAGAGTTTTCCGGCTATATCGCCAACGCCATGGCTGCTCAACCTGACGTCCTGTGTATCAGCAACTTCGGCAACCAGACCATGGACGTGATTCGAACCGCCGTGAGTTTCGGCATGAAACGCAATACCACGATTATTGTTCCATGGTCCACCGGGCTGGATCAGTTCCGAGCCCTGGGGTCCGATGTCATTGAAGGCTTGTACTTCGGCACCCAGTATTGGCACGACCTGAAAACCCCGGGCAATGAGCGCTTGCTCAAGGCCTACAGCCAGAAGCACAATGACCGCCCCATCCATAGTTTTGCCACCGGCTATGCAACCATACAAATGCTTGCCGAAGCCATGAAGAAGGCGGGCACGGCCGACTATCGCGAGATGATCAAGGCGATGGAAGGTTTGGAGTATGAAGGCATCAGCGGAGTCGAAAAAGTACGTGCCGGAGACCACCAAGTACTGAAGGACTGCTATCTCATGAAGGGTAAGGCGCGCAGTGCCATGAAGGACGAGTTCGACTTCGCCGAGATCCTCAGTTCCGGAAAATCGTTCCTGCCGGTAGAGAAGACCGGCTGCAAACTGGCCTCAACCTAA
- a CDS encoding SDR family NAD(P)-dependent oxidoreductase codes for MACLSGRTALITGAANGIGACIARRYAQEGAVLALVDVDQEGLERIRKELEEIGTRVAVALCNVADPKEVDRAVSELVDVVGPIDILVNNAGGSGPHPCLNIDDISEDVWDYVMNLNLKSAFLFSRRVAPAMREKGYGRIINMSSTLRDGMAGPLKTVNARLPYATAKSALVGFTRQLAKDLGPYGITVNALAPGLIHADPEARIAKKYRSLSESEQRKMTADIPVGRPGTGEEVADAALFFASSGSSYVSGDLMQVSGAL; via the coding sequence ATGGCATGTCTGTCCGGAAGAACTGCGCTTATAACTGGAGCGGCGAACGGTATCGGCGCATGTATCGCCAGACGATACGCACAAGAGGGCGCCGTTCTGGCGCTGGTCGATGTCGACCAGGAAGGCCTTGAACGGATACGTAAAGAACTTGAAGAGATCGGAACACGCGTTGCTGTTGCGTTGTGCAACGTCGCCGATCCGAAAGAGGTGGACCGCGCGGTAAGCGAACTTGTCGATGTTGTAGGTCCGATCGACATCCTGGTGAATAATGCCGGTGGTAGTGGTCCTCATCCTTGCCTTAATATCGATGACATCAGCGAGGACGTATGGGACTACGTCATGAACCTTAATCTGAAGAGCGCATTTCTTTTTAGCCGGCGAGTGGCCCCGGCCATGAGGGAAAAAGGCTACGGTCGCATCATCAATATGTCGTCCACGCTGCGCGACGGTATGGCGGGCCCCTTGAAGACTGTTAACGCCCGCTTGCCGTATGCCACGGCCAAGAGTGCGCTGGTAGGTTTTACCCGGCAACTTGCAAAGGACCTTGGCCCGTATGGCATTACCGTGAATGCGCTTGCACCCGGACTGATACACGCTGATCCCGAGGCCAGAATCGCCAAGAAGTATCGTTCGCTTAGCGAAAGCGAACAACGCAAGATGACGGCCGATATTCCTGTGGGCCGTCCGGGTACAGGAGAAGAGGTCGCCGATGCTGCACTGTTCTTCGCGTCGAGCGGCAGCAGCTACGTATCGGGCGACCTCATGCAGGTTAGTGGGGCCTTGTAA
- the rfbD gene encoding dTDP-4-dehydrorhamnose reductase translates to MKILLTGARGQLGRCLQDRYPDQAHLLMPDRQELDMSQPASIAEYVRQAQPDWIINAAAYTAVDRAETEPDLALAVNATAPAELAGVAREVGARLVHVSTDYVFNGSAVQPYGEADPTNPLNVYGATKLQGEKAVLAAMPAACVIRTSWVYSEYGNNFLRTMLRVAERYQAKEEPPSSPIRVVDDQIGCPTYAGDLADAILAIHGMSQPVSGLYHYSGATVLSWFVFAKRIFDCKHSMDASFVVPALEPIPTSDYPTPAARPASSVLSCEKIASLGIEPRPLEQALAYVMARV, encoded by the coding sequence ATGAAGATTCTGCTAACAGGGGCACGAGGCCAACTGGGCCGTTGCCTGCAGGACCGCTATCCGGACCAAGCCCACTTGCTGATGCCCGACCGGCAAGAGCTGGACATGTCACAGCCGGCCTCCATTGCGGAGTATGTGCGACAAGCGCAGCCAGACTGGATCATCAACGCGGCGGCCTATACGGCCGTGGATCGCGCCGAGACCGAGCCCGACTTGGCGCTTGCGGTCAATGCGACGGCGCCGGCCGAGTTGGCGGGCGTCGCACGCGAAGTTGGCGCGCGCCTGGTGCATGTTTCCACCGACTACGTGTTTAATGGCTCGGCGGTCCAGCCTTATGGCGAGGCCGATCCAACCAACCCGCTAAACGTATATGGCGCCACCAAGCTGCAGGGCGAGAAAGCAGTGCTGGCCGCCATGCCTGCAGCATGCGTCATACGGACTTCGTGGGTGTATAGCGAATACGGCAATAATTTCCTGAGGACCATGCTGCGAGTGGCCGAGCGCTATCAGGCAAAGGAGGAGCCGCCATCGTCACCCATACGGGTGGTGGATGACCAGATTGGCTGTCCGACTTATGCGGGCGACCTGGCTGACGCCATACTGGCTATTCATGGCATGTCGCAGCCGGTGTCCGGGCTTTATCACTATTCCGGCGCCACCGTGTTGTCGTGGTTCGTCTTTGCAAAGCGCATCTTTGACTGCAAGCACAGCATGGACGCTAGCTTTGTGGTGCCGGCGCTGGAGCCGATACCGACCAGCGACTATCCAACACCTGCTGCCAGGCCAGCGTCATCGGTGCTGTCTTGCGAGAAGATCGCGAGCCTGGGCATTGAACCCAGACCGCTGGAGCAAGCGCTGGCTTATGTGATGGCGCGCGTGTAA
- a CDS encoding IclR family transcriptional regulator codes for MKSVERTFLVLEAFGKAQHPLTLAEIAQLVGIDKSGAQRICYTLQALGYLERAHNGRGLVPGKKILERSFDYLRYNPLIERAAPILVNLRRDLQERVDLSLFDDLTVIYAYRLLSKRDFFYANLAGRRVPTFLSSGGRAIMAHLPDDEVNSILARSDLQPRTVKSTTDVKELWQCIKQARQDGYAVAVEQWLLGEIAIASAILDSKGRPIAAIHVSASLAEWTPEAFCHRIGPRVIEATRALSGA; via the coding sequence ATGAAGTCGGTGGAGCGCACTTTCCTGGTACTGGAGGCTTTCGGGAAAGCCCAGCACCCCCTGACTCTTGCAGAAATCGCGCAGCTGGTCGGAATCGATAAAAGCGGCGCCCAGCGTATTTGCTACACACTGCAGGCCTTAGGCTATCTTGAGCGCGCGCACAATGGTCGCGGGCTGGTGCCCGGAAAGAAAATCCTCGAGCGCTCATTCGACTACCTTCGCTATAACCCCTTGATCGAACGCGCCGCGCCCATACTGGTCAACTTGCGCAGAGACTTACAAGAGCGAGTCGACCTCAGTCTTTTTGATGACCTGACGGTCATCTATGCATACCGCTTGCTCAGCAAGCGGGATTTCTTCTACGCGAACCTGGCCGGAAGGCGCGTACCAACCTTCCTATCGTCTGGCGGCCGCGCCATCATGGCCCACCTGCCCGATGACGAAGTAAACAGTATCCTGGCGCGCTCCGATCTTCAGCCACGAACCGTCAAGTCGACAACAGACGTGAAGGAGCTTTGGCAGTGTATTAAGCAAGCCAGGCAAGACGGTTATGCCGTTGCCGTAGAGCAGTGGCTGCTTGGCGAGATCGCTATTGCCTCCGCCATACTCGATTCCAAAGGCAGGCCAATCGCTGCAATCCACGTCTCCGCGTCGTTGGCAGAATGGACGCCGGAGGCGTTCTGCCATCGCATTGGTCCTCGGGTCATAGAGGCCACGCGCGCGCTTAGCGGCGCCTGA